One Osmerus eperlanus chromosome 16, fOsmEpe2.1, whole genome shotgun sequence DNA segment encodes these proteins:
- the mrc1b gene encoding macrophage mannose receptor 1b isoform X1: MLTVRIALAVSVLHIQSWLGACLSDDKFSLQNVGTQACLGVLGKRCVDLCWASYGRILLLSSNKCLGAHGKTEGSALGWYDCDETSELQQWECNNTLVALKGQKMFIRSSSNINLELSKDTGPQSQFVIYGTSDGPCTRTHREYFTISGNANGRPCQFPFYYKNKSFGSCTTFDSTTKRTWCSVTTKYTDELWGYCPTTSTAYWTKNPVTNEFYQLNVQSALTWHQASQSCQQQESDLVSISEPHEHAYVAGLLGNVKQKLWIGLNSLDQESGWHWSSGRPLSYLRWEAGNPQPNPGHSCALMNSEVQSDWQSSLCTKKLGYVCQKHKTQPPVDPVDQGFCTAPWIPYTGHCFQLHRDQKTWMEARNQCRKEGGDLASLHNIEEQSFVISQLGYRVDDMLWIGLNDHKTDLLFEWSDQSSVRFTHWSVGEPAHSQRRKHCVLINGADGKWSDAACENKHGFVCKTNSAPKPSGGTVETNPGCKPGWRRHGSYCYLTGAEVKTFQEAKEACSSSGSYLADVPNGIDNAFLVSLLGRRSEKHFWIGLDNKRNYEFFEWTTNQVATYTHWNAGMPGRLQGCVAISTGIVAGLWDVLSCTNKEKYICKHLAEGVVSTVAPATPVPSRCAEDWSPVGNRHMCFKFFTGPRSGEKTWFEARDYCRAIGGDLLSIHSKLDEASIHRRGKAWVGLSALDPQTGWAWSDGSPLNFQNWMEGEPNSHMAVELCVEHHYGDEGLWNDIHCESYNDWFCQIQKGVTPHPPPNDTIADYNSTEDGWLLYKGYQYYINHDTEHMQEARKFCKDNHGDLATINGEEENIFLWKQIAREYGDYYIGLSVDYDSSFGWMDGSPLVFQRWYQEFPSFKSFDENCVLMTNSMGFWQNVNCGTEMKSFCKRRATPPVNSTVAPTPPPRGRCPSNWLHFRSKCYKVVTSPESWHEAKVRCRDMAGNLASVITRQVQVFLMSMSSGGSMDLWIGLTMFGRDQFLWTDSQPCKYANWAEGQPDSYYWRWSRRFFSVENECVVMSSGPSSGKWVTKNCNDTNAYICQRPLDPNLPPDQPTSYPKTPIKLGNDSYQVVTQKMSWMDAKSQCERQSAQLASLLHEEAQAYVELQVMKLNAPLWIGLNKEETGGYFRWIDNWLLKLTHWGPDEPAKRNPCVYIDVDGKWKTSLCNHTYFSVCKQSRDTPPELPEQYEGVCTVEEDGPEELPWKSPVSWIPFRGHCYSFSLDNEAWNSAMMDCISLGASMVSIENPAEQAFIKNHIEIFKDTRTSFWLGLYKTVTGKWLWIDKSVMDYTNWDEDSPDNEYGQISTSGMWSTEHRWATAGHICKKAKVPLQISNPTNAPNLEGNHSTHAGIVVAMVLIVLSLVGVGVFIIYKRSGRSLTIPFENPLYFNQGHSKDNVVDSNKLIED, from the exons ATGCTCACCGTCAGGATAGCTTTAGCGGTTAGCGTGCTACACATCCAGAGCTGGCTGGGTGCTTGTCTTTCAG ATGACAAGTTCAGTCTTCAAAACGTGGGAACTCAGGCTTGCTTGGGGGTCCTGGGGAAACGTTGCGTTGACCTGTGCTGGGCTTCCTACGGGCGAATCCTTCTGCTAAGCTCTAACAAGTGCCTGGGTGCCCATGGCAAGACTGAGGGCAGTGCGCTGGGCTGGTACGACTGCGACGAGACCAGTGAGCTCCAGCAGTGGGAATGCAACAACACCCTGGTGGCCCTCAAAGGCCAGAAGATGTTCATTCGCAGCTCCAGCAACATTAACTTAGAGTTATCCAAAGACACAGGACCTCAAAGCCAGTTTGTCATCTATGGAACCTCCGATGGCCCGTGTACCAGAACTCACAGGG AGTATTTCACTATTTCAGGGAACGCGAATGGCCGACCATGCCAGTTTCCTTTCTAttacaaaaataaaagttttgGAAGCTGTACTACATTTGATTCGACCACTAAGCGTACCTGGTGTTCAGTCACTACCAAATATACAGATGAACTCTGGGGATACTGCCCAACTACAT CTACTGCTTATTGGACCAAGAACCCAGTGACAAACGAGTTCTACCAACTCAACGTCCAATCAGCTTTGACTTGGCACCAAGCCAGTCAGAGCTGTCAGCAGCAGGAGAGTGACCTGGTCTCCATATCTGAGCCCCACGAGCATGCTTACGTTGCAG GACTTTTGGGAAATGTGAAACAAAAGCTGTGGATTGGTCTGAACAGTCTGGATCAGGAAAGTGGCTGGCATTGGAGCAGTGGAAGGCCTCTGAGTTACCTGAGGTGGGAAGCTG GAAATCCTCAACCTAACCCTGGACACAGCTGTGCGCTGATGAACTCAGAGGTGCAGTCTGACTGGCAGAGTTCCCTCTGCACCAAGAAGCTGGGCTACGTCTGTCAGAAGCACAAGACACAACCTCCTGTCGATCCAG TGGATCAAGGTTTCTGTACCGCTCCGTGGATTCCCTACACTGGCCACTGCTTCCAGCTGCACAGAGACCAGAAGACGTGGATGGAGGCTCGTAACCAGTGTcgcaaggaggggggggacctAGCCAGCCTTCACAACATCGAAGAGCAAAGCTTTGTCATCTCTCAACTGGGATACA gGGTCGATGATATGCTGTGGATAGGCCTTAACGACCACAAGACTGACCTCTTGTTTGAATGGAGCGACCAGTCCAGTGTGAGATTCACCCACTGGAGTGTTGGAGAGCCCGCCCACAGTCAGCGGAGAAAGCACTGTGTTCTCATTAATGGCGCG GACGGCAAGTGGAGCGACGCCGCGTGTGAGAACAAACACGGGTTTGTGTGCAAGACCAACTCAGCTCCCAAACCAAGTGGAGGAACTGTGGAGACCAATCCAGGCTGCAAGCCT ggatGGAGAAGACATGGCTCATATTGCTACCTCACCGGGGCTGAGGTGAAGACGTTTCAGGAAGCTAAGGAAGCGTGTAGCAGCTCCGGCTCTTATCTGGCTGACGTTCCAAACGG AATAGACAATGCCTTTCTGGTGAGCCTGTTGGGGAGGAGGTCAGAAAAGCACTTCTGGATTGGTTTGGACAATAAGAGAAACTATGAGTTCTTTGAGTGGACAACCAATCAGGTTGCGACCTATACTCACTGGAATGCAGGAATGCCAG GCAGACTACAAGGCTGCGTTGCCATATCAACTGGGATTGTGGCTGGATTATGGGATGTCCTGAGCTGCACAAATAAGGAAAAATATATCTGCAAGCATCTGGCAGAAGGGGTGGTCAGTACAGTTGCCCCAGCAACGCCAGTCCCTTCCAGGTGTGCTGAGGACTGGTCTCCTGTGGGAAATAGACACATGTGCttcaag TTCTTCACCGGGCCACGGTCAGGGGAGAAGACCTGGTTTGAGGCCAGAGATTACTGCAGGGCGATCGGAGGGGACCTCCTCAGCATCCACAGCAAACTGGACGAGGCTTCAATCCA TAGGAGAGGTAAAGCCTGGGTGGGCCTCAGCGCTCTGGACCCGCAAACTGGCTGGGCGTGGAGCGACGGATCTCCG CTCAATTTCCAAaactggatggagggagagccaAACAGCCATATGGctgtggagctgtgtgttgaACATCACTATGGTGACGAAGGACTATGGAACGATATTCACTGTGAAAGCTACAATGACTGGTTCTGTCAGATCCAAAAAG GAGTGacaccacaccctcctccaaaTGACACTATTGCAG ACTACAATAGCACAGAGGATGGCTGGCTGCTGTACAAGGGTTATCAGTATTACATCAACCATGATACAGAGCACATGCAGGAGGCCAGAAAGTTCTGCAAAGATAATCATGGTGACCTAGCAACCATCAAcggagaagaggaaaacatCTTCTTGTGGAAACAG atTGCCAGAGAATATGGAGATTATTATATTGGACTATCAGTGGATTATGACAGTTCAtttgg GTGGATGGATGGCTCTCCACTGGTGTTTCAGAGATGGTACCAGGAATTTCCGAGCTTTAAAAGTTTCGACGAGAACTGTGTGCTCATGACCAACAGCATGG ggttctGGCAGAACGTCAACTGTGGGACGGAGATGAAATCCTTCTGTAAGAGGAGGGCCACCCCTCCGGTGAACAGCACCgtggcccccaccccccccccgcggGGGAGATGCCCATCCAACTGGCTCCActtcaggtcaaag tGTTACAAAGTGGTGACGTCTCCGGAGTCTTGGCACGAGGCCAAGGTGAGATGCAGAGACATGGCAGGAAACCTGGCTTCCGTCATTACGAGACAGGTGCAAG TATTTCTGATGAGCATGTCGTCTGGTGGCAGTATGGACCTGTGGATTGGTCTGACCATGTTTGGCCGAGACCAGTTCCTCTGGACTGACAGCCAGCCTTGCAAATATGCCAACTGGGCTGAAGGGCAACCTGATTCT TATTATTGGAGATGGAGTCGCCGATTTTTTTCCGTAGAG AATGAGTGTGTTGTGATGTCCAGTGGGCCCTCCAGTGGGAAATGGGTGACCAAAAACTGCAACGACACAAATGCATACATCTGCCAGCGCCCACTGG aTCCCAATCTCCCCCCGGATCAGCCCACGTCGTACCCCAAAACCCCCATCAAGTTAGGCAACGATTCCTACCAGGTTGTGACCCAGAAGATGAGCTGGATGGACGCCAAAAGtcagtgtgagagacagagcgcTCAGCTGGCCAGCCTTCTGCACGAGGAGGCCCAGGCTTACGTGGAGCTGCAGGTTATGAAGCTCAACGCTCCTCTGTGGATTGGTCTCAATAAGGAAGAG ACGGGTGGATATTTCAGATGGATCGACAACTGGCTTCTGAAACTGACTCACTGGGGCCCAGACGAGCCCGCTAAGAGGAACCCCTGTGTGTACATAGATGTGGACGGAAAGTGGAAGACCTCTCTTTGCAACCACACCTACTTCAGTGTCTGCAAACAGTCCAGAG acaccCCCCCAGAGCTACCTGagcagtatgaaggtgtgtgcacCGTGGAGGAGGATGGACCAGAAGAGTTGCCATGGAAATCGCCCGTCTCCTGGATACCGTTCCGCGGCCACTGTTATTCCTTCTCCTTAGACAACGAGGCTTGGAATTCTGCCATGATGGACTGCATTTCCCTGG GGGCAAGTATGGTTAGTATCGAGAATCCTGCTGAACAAGCTTTCATCAAAAACCACATAGAGATCTTTAAAGACACTCGTACAAGCTTCTGGCTCGGTCTCTACAAAACCGTCACTG GGAAGTGGCTATGGATAGATAAATCTGTGATGGACTACACTAACTGGGATGAGGACAGCCCTGATAACGAATATGGCCAGATCTCTACAAGCGGGATGTGGTCCACTGAACACAGGTGGGCCACAGCAGGCCACATCTGCAAGAAAGCAAAAG TACCACTTCAGATCTCAAATCCTACAAATG CACCTAACCTGGAGGGTAACCATAGCACCCACGCTGGTATAGTGGTAGCAATGGTTCTTATCGTCCTCTCATTGGTCGGAGTCGGAGTCTTTATTATCTACAAGCGATCAGGACGATCCCTGACCATCCCCTTTGAGAACCCTCTGTATTTCAACCAAGGACATTCCAAGGACAACGTTGTAGACAGCAATAAACTGATCGAGGATTAA
- the mrc1b gene encoding macrophage mannose receptor 1b isoform X2 codes for MLTVRIALAVSVLHIQSWLGACLSDDKFSLQNVGTQACLGVLGKRCVDLCWASYGRILLLSSNKCLGAHGKTEGSALGWYDCDETSELQQWECNNTLVALKGQKMFIRSSSNINLELSKDTGPQSQFVIYGTSDGPCTRTHREYFTISGNANGRPCQFPFYYKNKSFGSCTTFDSTTKRTWCSVTTKYTDELWGYCPTTSTAYWTKNPVTNEFYQLNVQSALTWHQASQSCQQQESDLVSISEPHEHAYVAGLLGNVKQKLWIGLNSLDQESGWHWSSGRPLSYLRWEAGNPQPNPGHSCALMNSEVQSDWQSSLCTKKLGYVCQKHKTQPPVDPVDQGFCTAPWIPYTGHCFQLHRDQKTWMEARNQCRKEGGDLASLHNIEEQSFVISQLGYRVDDMLWIGLNDHKTDLLFEWSDQSSVRFTHWSVGEPAHSQRRKHCVLINGADGKWSDAACENKHGFVCKTNSAPKPSGGTVETNPGCKPGWRRHGSYCYLTGAEVKTFQEAKEACSSSGSYLADVPNGIDNAFLVSLLGRRSEKHFWIGLDNKRNYEFFEWTTNQVATYTHWNAGMPGRLQGCVAISTGIVAGLWDVLSCTNKEKYICKHLAEGVVSTVAPATPVPSRCAEDWSPVGNRHMCFKFFTGPRSGEKTWFEARDYCRAIGGDLLSIHSKLDEASIQRGKAWVGLSALDPQTGWAWSDGSPLNFQNWMEGEPNSHMAVELCVEHHYGDEGLWNDIHCESYNDWFCQIQKGVTPHPPPNDTIADYNSTEDGWLLYKGYQYYINHDTEHMQEARKFCKDNHGDLATINGEEENIFLWKQIAREYGDYYIGLSVDYDSSFGWMDGSPLVFQRWYQEFPSFKSFDENCVLMTNSMGFWQNVNCGTEMKSFCKRRATPPVNSTVAPTPPPRGRCPSNWLHFRSKCYKVVTSPESWHEAKVRCRDMAGNLASVITRQVQVFLMSMSSGGSMDLWIGLTMFGRDQFLWTDSQPCKYANWAEGQPDSYYWRWSRRFFSVENECVVMSSGPSSGKWVTKNCNDTNAYICQRPLDPNLPPDQPTSYPKTPIKLGNDSYQVVTQKMSWMDAKSQCERQSAQLASLLHEEAQAYVELQVMKLNAPLWIGLNKEETGGYFRWIDNWLLKLTHWGPDEPAKRNPCVYIDVDGKWKTSLCNHTYFSVCKQSRDTPPELPEQYEGVCTVEEDGPEELPWKSPVSWIPFRGHCYSFSLDNEAWNSAMMDCISLGASMVSIENPAEQAFIKNHIEIFKDTRTSFWLGLYKTVTGKWLWIDKSVMDYTNWDEDSPDNEYGQISTSGMWSTEHRWATAGHICKKAKVPLQISNPTNAPNLEGNHSTHAGIVVAMVLIVLSLVGVGVFIIYKRSGRSLTIPFENPLYFNQGHSKDNVVDSNKLIED; via the exons ATGCTCACCGTCAGGATAGCTTTAGCGGTTAGCGTGCTACACATCCAGAGCTGGCTGGGTGCTTGTCTTTCAG ATGACAAGTTCAGTCTTCAAAACGTGGGAACTCAGGCTTGCTTGGGGGTCCTGGGGAAACGTTGCGTTGACCTGTGCTGGGCTTCCTACGGGCGAATCCTTCTGCTAAGCTCTAACAAGTGCCTGGGTGCCCATGGCAAGACTGAGGGCAGTGCGCTGGGCTGGTACGACTGCGACGAGACCAGTGAGCTCCAGCAGTGGGAATGCAACAACACCCTGGTGGCCCTCAAAGGCCAGAAGATGTTCATTCGCAGCTCCAGCAACATTAACTTAGAGTTATCCAAAGACACAGGACCTCAAAGCCAGTTTGTCATCTATGGAACCTCCGATGGCCCGTGTACCAGAACTCACAGGG AGTATTTCACTATTTCAGGGAACGCGAATGGCCGACCATGCCAGTTTCCTTTCTAttacaaaaataaaagttttgGAAGCTGTACTACATTTGATTCGACCACTAAGCGTACCTGGTGTTCAGTCACTACCAAATATACAGATGAACTCTGGGGATACTGCCCAACTACAT CTACTGCTTATTGGACCAAGAACCCAGTGACAAACGAGTTCTACCAACTCAACGTCCAATCAGCTTTGACTTGGCACCAAGCCAGTCAGAGCTGTCAGCAGCAGGAGAGTGACCTGGTCTCCATATCTGAGCCCCACGAGCATGCTTACGTTGCAG GACTTTTGGGAAATGTGAAACAAAAGCTGTGGATTGGTCTGAACAGTCTGGATCAGGAAAGTGGCTGGCATTGGAGCAGTGGAAGGCCTCTGAGTTACCTGAGGTGGGAAGCTG GAAATCCTCAACCTAACCCTGGACACAGCTGTGCGCTGATGAACTCAGAGGTGCAGTCTGACTGGCAGAGTTCCCTCTGCACCAAGAAGCTGGGCTACGTCTGTCAGAAGCACAAGACACAACCTCCTGTCGATCCAG TGGATCAAGGTTTCTGTACCGCTCCGTGGATTCCCTACACTGGCCACTGCTTCCAGCTGCACAGAGACCAGAAGACGTGGATGGAGGCTCGTAACCAGTGTcgcaaggaggggggggacctAGCCAGCCTTCACAACATCGAAGAGCAAAGCTTTGTCATCTCTCAACTGGGATACA gGGTCGATGATATGCTGTGGATAGGCCTTAACGACCACAAGACTGACCTCTTGTTTGAATGGAGCGACCAGTCCAGTGTGAGATTCACCCACTGGAGTGTTGGAGAGCCCGCCCACAGTCAGCGGAGAAAGCACTGTGTTCTCATTAATGGCGCG GACGGCAAGTGGAGCGACGCCGCGTGTGAGAACAAACACGGGTTTGTGTGCAAGACCAACTCAGCTCCCAAACCAAGTGGAGGAACTGTGGAGACCAATCCAGGCTGCAAGCCT ggatGGAGAAGACATGGCTCATATTGCTACCTCACCGGGGCTGAGGTGAAGACGTTTCAGGAAGCTAAGGAAGCGTGTAGCAGCTCCGGCTCTTATCTGGCTGACGTTCCAAACGG AATAGACAATGCCTTTCTGGTGAGCCTGTTGGGGAGGAGGTCAGAAAAGCACTTCTGGATTGGTTTGGACAATAAGAGAAACTATGAGTTCTTTGAGTGGACAACCAATCAGGTTGCGACCTATACTCACTGGAATGCAGGAATGCCAG GCAGACTACAAGGCTGCGTTGCCATATCAACTGGGATTGTGGCTGGATTATGGGATGTCCTGAGCTGCACAAATAAGGAAAAATATATCTGCAAGCATCTGGCAGAAGGGGTGGTCAGTACAGTTGCCCCAGCAACGCCAGTCCCTTCCAGGTGTGCTGAGGACTGGTCTCCTGTGGGAAATAGACACATGTGCttcaag TTCTTCACCGGGCCACGGTCAGGGGAGAAGACCTGGTTTGAGGCCAGAGATTACTGCAGGGCGATCGGAGGGGACCTCCTCAGCATCCACAGCAAACTGGACGAGGCTTCAATCCA GAGAGGTAAAGCCTGGGTGGGCCTCAGCGCTCTGGACCCGCAAACTGGCTGGGCGTGGAGCGACGGATCTCCG CTCAATTTCCAAaactggatggagggagagccaAACAGCCATATGGctgtggagctgtgtgttgaACATCACTATGGTGACGAAGGACTATGGAACGATATTCACTGTGAAAGCTACAATGACTGGTTCTGTCAGATCCAAAAAG GAGTGacaccacaccctcctccaaaTGACACTATTGCAG ACTACAATAGCACAGAGGATGGCTGGCTGCTGTACAAGGGTTATCAGTATTACATCAACCATGATACAGAGCACATGCAGGAGGCCAGAAAGTTCTGCAAAGATAATCATGGTGACCTAGCAACCATCAAcggagaagaggaaaacatCTTCTTGTGGAAACAG atTGCCAGAGAATATGGAGATTATTATATTGGACTATCAGTGGATTATGACAGTTCAtttgg GTGGATGGATGGCTCTCCACTGGTGTTTCAGAGATGGTACCAGGAATTTCCGAGCTTTAAAAGTTTCGACGAGAACTGTGTGCTCATGACCAACAGCATGG ggttctGGCAGAACGTCAACTGTGGGACGGAGATGAAATCCTTCTGTAAGAGGAGGGCCACCCCTCCGGTGAACAGCACCgtggcccccaccccccccccgcggGGGAGATGCCCATCCAACTGGCTCCActtcaggtcaaag tGTTACAAAGTGGTGACGTCTCCGGAGTCTTGGCACGAGGCCAAGGTGAGATGCAGAGACATGGCAGGAAACCTGGCTTCCGTCATTACGAGACAGGTGCAAG TATTTCTGATGAGCATGTCGTCTGGTGGCAGTATGGACCTGTGGATTGGTCTGACCATGTTTGGCCGAGACCAGTTCCTCTGGACTGACAGCCAGCCTTGCAAATATGCCAACTGGGCTGAAGGGCAACCTGATTCT TATTATTGGAGATGGAGTCGCCGATTTTTTTCCGTAGAG AATGAGTGTGTTGTGATGTCCAGTGGGCCCTCCAGTGGGAAATGGGTGACCAAAAACTGCAACGACACAAATGCATACATCTGCCAGCGCCCACTGG aTCCCAATCTCCCCCCGGATCAGCCCACGTCGTACCCCAAAACCCCCATCAAGTTAGGCAACGATTCCTACCAGGTTGTGACCCAGAAGATGAGCTGGATGGACGCCAAAAGtcagtgtgagagacagagcgcTCAGCTGGCCAGCCTTCTGCACGAGGAGGCCCAGGCTTACGTGGAGCTGCAGGTTATGAAGCTCAACGCTCCTCTGTGGATTGGTCTCAATAAGGAAGAG ACGGGTGGATATTTCAGATGGATCGACAACTGGCTTCTGAAACTGACTCACTGGGGCCCAGACGAGCCCGCTAAGAGGAACCCCTGTGTGTACATAGATGTGGACGGAAAGTGGAAGACCTCTCTTTGCAACCACACCTACTTCAGTGTCTGCAAACAGTCCAGAG acaccCCCCCAGAGCTACCTGagcagtatgaaggtgtgtgcacCGTGGAGGAGGATGGACCAGAAGAGTTGCCATGGAAATCGCCCGTCTCCTGGATACCGTTCCGCGGCCACTGTTATTCCTTCTCCTTAGACAACGAGGCTTGGAATTCTGCCATGATGGACTGCATTTCCCTGG GGGCAAGTATGGTTAGTATCGAGAATCCTGCTGAACAAGCTTTCATCAAAAACCACATAGAGATCTTTAAAGACACTCGTACAAGCTTCTGGCTCGGTCTCTACAAAACCGTCACTG GGAAGTGGCTATGGATAGATAAATCTGTGATGGACTACACTAACTGGGATGAGGACAGCCCTGATAACGAATATGGCCAGATCTCTACAAGCGGGATGTGGTCCACTGAACACAGGTGGGCCACAGCAGGCCACATCTGCAAGAAAGCAAAAG TACCACTTCAGATCTCAAATCCTACAAATG CACCTAACCTGGAGGGTAACCATAGCACCCACGCTGGTATAGTGGTAGCAATGGTTCTTATCGTCCTCTCATTGGTCGGAGTCGGAGTCTTTATTATCTACAAGCGATCAGGACGATCCCTGACCATCCCCTTTGAGAACCCTCTGTATTTCAACCAAGGACATTCCAAGGACAACGTTGTAGACAGCAATAAACTGATCGAGGATTAA
- the LOC134037136 gene encoding uncharacterized protein LOC134037136: MAPWRSTNPTTALGSPRHRKCRRRHLSNSRDSMQRRGREERRRDTSRRRRPHASPARTHRSRTSPQKHRKESPRRARRKANSIRTRRSQTQRRSTPGESGTRVGQERGSESRRGKAASEVEGEERMESGPVETTVSKERDGCQERQCEIEEHSLLGRFRLRVNRREKIRRGGARTRDSSQSLRSKGNNPSEDSVKDSLSQSRSQSERSIPRHTLGVRAKPQAGHMQPGTKRAAALTRGKGRRGKQVRIENGYQSSPSSSSNEGGCVNDSNSEDPEGKEDFKQRSRRKRAWRYSEEEKEEVDEAQTFLLSDSPETPVLVHHMTRGRKTQCLQLPPSSNYRVTEPSKSSLFYFGPNPSSFKSLYSLGSMLGKGGCGAVYAAICKTNGRQVAIKYVKKGMAEPYVKLPGLGQPVPLEVALMQIVSHPPACPYVLQLLEWFQEAERFILVLERPYPCMDLFDFIEVLGGQMDECLARAVMIQVVLAACHCRERGVLHRDMKVENLLVQTDTLRVKLIDFGCGDLLRTSSYRDYSGTEEFCPPEWVLRGVYQGRPATVWSLGVLLFSMVCGYLPFNQEADIISGRPRFTKDLSKQCKKLIGWCLQQDPTKRPVLEQILLHDWMLASEVSEHSRPTVDPPPSHP, from the exons ATGGCACCTTGGAGATCAACAAATCCAACAACAGCCCTTG GCAGTCCGAGACACAGGAAGTGCAGGAGACGGCATCTCTCCAATTCCAGAGACTCCATGcagaggcgagggagagagg agaggaggagagacacctcCCGGCGAAGGAGGCCCCACGccagccctgccaggacacacagaTCAAGGACCTCTCCACAGAAGCACAGGAAAGAATCTCCCCGGCGTGCACGGAGAAAAGCTAACTCCATCCGGACGCGCCGATCCCAAACGCAGAGGCGATCGACCCCTGGGGAGAGCGGCACGAGGGTGGGGCAGGAGCGAGGCTCCGAGAGCAGACGAGGCAAGGCGGCGAGTGAagtggaaggagaagagaggatggagagtggTCCCGTAGAAACCACAGTGTCTAAAGAGAGGGACGGCTGTCAGGAAAGACAGTGTGAAATAGAGGAGCATTCACTCCTGGGCCGATTTAGACTGAGGGTTAACAGAAGGGAGAAGATTAGGAGAGGTGGAGCCAGAACCAGAGATTCTTCACAGAGTTTGAGATCCAAGGGGAATAACCCATCTGAGGACTCGGTCAAAGACTCTCTTAGCCAAAGTCGAAGCCAAAGTGAGAGGTCCATTCCCAGACATACGCTGGGAGTCAGAGCTAAGCCCCAAGCTGGGCACATGCAACCTGGAACCAAAAGGGCTGCTGCCCTCACCAGAggaaaaggaaggagaggaaaacaaGTTAGGATCGAGAATGGGTACCAGagctcaccctcttcctcctcaaacGAAGGAGGGTGTGTCAATGACAGTAACAGTGAAGATccagaagggaaggaggactTTAAACAGAGAAGCAGGAGAAAAAGGGCTTGGCGGTAttcagaggaggagaaagaggaggtagATGAGGCACAGACGTTCCTGTTGTCTGACAGTCCAGAGACACCGGTACTTGTCCATCATATGACCCGGGGAAGGAAAACGCAGTGTCTACAGTTACCACCATCTTCAAACTACAGAGTGACGGAGCCCTCAAAATCCAGCTTGTTCTATTTCGGCCCAAACCCCA GCAGCTTCAAGTCTCTCTACTCGCTGGGAAGCATGCTTGGGAAAGGTGGTTGTGGGGCTGTGTATGCAGCAATCTGCAAAACCAATGGTCGACAG GTAGCTATAAAGTATGTGAAGAAAGGAATGGCTGAGCCGTATGTGAAGCTG ccaggACTGGGGCAACCGGTGCCCCTGGAGGTGGCCCTGATGCAGATCGTCAGCCACCCCCCAGCCTGCCCCTACgtgctgcagctgctggagTGGTTCCAGGAGGCAGAGCGGTTCATCCTGGTTCTGGAGAGGCCCTACCCCTGCATGGACCTGTTCGACTTCATCGAGGTGCTGGGGGGCCAGATGGACGAGTGTCTGGCCAGGGCCGTCATGATCCAGGTGGTCCTGGCGGCGTgccactgcagagagagaggggttctgCACCGGGACATGAAGGTCGAGAATCTGCTTGTGCAGACGGACACTCTGAGGGTCAAGCTCATCGATTTTGGCTGTGGAGACTTGTTGAGGACCAGTAGCTACAGAGACTATTCAG GCACGGAGGAGTTCTGTCCCCCGGAGTGGGTGCTGCGCGGGGTCTACCAGGGCCGCCCCGCCACCGTCTGGTCTCTGGGAGTCCTGCTCTTCAGCATGGTGTGTGGGTACCTGCCTTTCAACCAGGAGGCAGACATCATCTCTGGACGCCCACGCTTCACGAAGGACCTTAGTAAAC AATGTAAGAAGCTCATTGGCTGGTGTCTGCAGCAGGACCCAACCAAGAGACCAGTCCTGGAGCAGATACTCCTTCATGATTGGATGTTAGCGAGTGAGGTGTCAGAACACTCCAGGCCTACAGTCGATCCTCCTCCATCACATCCTTAA